In Macrobrachium rosenbergii isolate ZJJX-2024 chromosome 27, ASM4041242v1, whole genome shotgun sequence, the genomic stretch ACAGTTAAAGCTACAATGCTATTGCAAACCTGTATGGAGGACTGTGATCAATTTCTGCATATCTCCAAGAACAGAATATATTGTGCCAGAAAAAGCTGATGCACCAGTGTAAGTTATATGTAGGAAaaactatgtaattactgtattcGTAGCAGTGATTAGTTTTACATTAAACCATCTACTTGTTGCTCACACTGGTCTATcaaaaaactgcaatataaaaGTGGATTAATGAACACCAAATAAATATCCATCAAGGTGAACAATGGAATTTTGTGAATGTtcacatttatatgtgtacaaGGCATCTAAGGATGaacaaactctaaaaaaaaataggcgaAACTGTATAGACACAAAGGGGTTCATCATTCACTGTAAATGCTTCCGCGTCAGACTTCTTACAGATGCTGAAATTACTTCTTCGCCACCTGTGattaaaaggggaaaaagtgtaacaaaaggaaaacatttaaaaacatattgaTGGAAATGCAGTACACATTAACAAGATCCATTCAGGAAACAAATCAAGATGCTGTATGGactaaatgggaaaaaaatatgaggCCCATTGATTTTTGAGGGACATTTCACACATTTTTTGTCTTACCCGAGAAATGCGTCTTATAAATAGAGTTAGCTGGTCGCAGTAGGTCCTTTGGGGGCTTGATCGgtttgaagagaaagaaagaaggggaaTATCGGGCGCCCCCAGAAACGGTCGACATTCGTTCGTCTCGATCTTCCCGGTAGAGGCCTTCCTTGCCTATGGCAGCCAGTTGTCGGCCCTGTTGAGAGTGTTTCAGAATatgcaatattttgtttatactttgttcaaattactttaatctaaaagtaaaataaatgctaATGGGAACACAAGGCTTCATTACTTGAAAAACTTCATACGAAAACGTGTCCCTGAAGTCCTAAAATATTAAGAAACCAAATATATTTGCGAAATAGGCTACCATGTTCTTCCCTTGCCACTTGCGATTCACAGGGAGGCATTGGGGTTGGGGTAGACCGAGCAACAGATACTGCGTTGTTCATATACACTAAATAAGTCCAGTGACTGTTTACGAGTCTTTTGTTGAGGCCGTGAGTCATAATTAGTTCCGCAAATTTTTGACAAATTGTAATTACGCACAAAAGGCAAAACGAGATAAAAGTATTTGTGCCACATTTCAACTTGCCACAAGACACCAGTAACCTTTTGAAATAATAGATGAACTTCTTCGTAATATTCACAGACTTCGGAAAAGCTGTACACTCACAAAGATTACAGCTTTATACGAAATTACTATGGTGCCAGTGCTGATACACAGAGAtgtattttaagagataaaaaacccattaattcatcatcatttaaACTAGAAATCTGCACAAAATCTGACTTACCTTTGGTATAAACATGACGACAAAAACTATCGTTGCTGTTGATACCATGCCGAAACCCAGACAAGCCGGCTGTACACTTGAAGGGAGAATAAGACCTGCAAGAGTCCACGATAACCAAAGCGGTAACACTAAGCCCATGGCTGCTCCGATGTAAGAGGCCTCACGATAATTCTCTCGAACGCCGCGACACTGAAAAAGTGGAAGGAACGTTTTGTAGTATTAATACAATCAACGTTCATCGTTTGTGCATGGATTAACACAGCGTAAAATTGTCAAACCCTTTCAATCCTGAAAAACATTATTCATTAAGAAACTAAATGTCACAGGGGATTTAGGAAAGATTAGGTAACAGTTCATCTGTATGTACCAATTTGCCTCAAGTCAGTAACAAATGACTTTCAAATTATATTAACCATTATATTCTTAATAAACTAAGGCTGTGAAAATCTGGgaacatttataatttttcatatttttttcaaacattttacacaaattttttGCATTCATTAATTCTGTTGTTATTTCACCATCCTTTCATAGCCACTTAGCAAATTTACCTTGATAGCTAAAGCGGCAACGGCTATGATGAGAACGATGACGTAAATGAGAGACAAGAGGAACTGCCTGTAGGGGGCGACGCAGGAGAGCTGGAGGCTTCCTGTTACTTCATCTCTCACAACAGTGACCCCGGCAGGAGATGACCACTGCCACTGAATGTTCACGCTTACCTTTGAATTAAAAGTTATAGACCGTAAAATTACAagtcatttcagagagagagagagagaatcttacctAATTACTGGCAGTTGCTGTACAAGTGTTTGTTGGAATTTTGTCGTAAATCTCTTCTGttcacaaaatgtttttaatcTGTTAGTCTTTATTCTTCAAGTCTAAAGAAGTTTGAcattggaatttttaaaaaattcactatgatttttatttctgaggaatttagttaattttcttgaattaattaattttttaaaaattcactatgatttttatttctgctgaatttagttaattttcttgaattaattttaaaaaaattcactatgATTTTTATTTCTGAGGAATTTAGTTCATTTTCTTGAATTAATACTTATACTATGAGAGTTCTACGCTCAGTGAAAATAACTATCAACACAACAATACTATCTTAAGAAGTATCCAGTCGCACTTTATTATTCTAATCGAGAAGAACATGGTTACACAACAACTTACCTGGACCAAGACTATGAAGAACAACAGTAGTCCTTGATAATGAGCTGGTAAATACACTCCCGAATTGAGAGAGATCAAGAATACACATTTCACAAGCAGAGTAGCGAATATCAGGGCACCTGATACACCAACTAGGAGTCTGTTGAAAGtcaagtgaaattaatgaaatttatggTAAATAATCATCTTATTAAGCGCAGTAAATAGTGGTAATAAAGTTCCTCTTAAATACTTTTCTggaaaatgtacatacattaacATGTTACTCAGTAAACTAGGAACTATTGTacaaagttaggtataccttagtttaaccagaccactgagctgattaacagctctcctagagagggctggcccgaaggattagacttattttacgtggctaagaaccaatttgttacctagcaacgggacctacagcttattgtggaatccgaaccacattataccgagaaatgaatgtctgtcaccagaaataaattcatctacttcttcactggccggccggagactcgaactcgggcctagcagagtgctagccgagaactctaccgactcatccaacgaggaactgacctATTGTACAAGTGTACACTACTAGCGAAAGCACGTACACATCCCCACAAAAGCCAgacattcataataaaataacgaACCTTGCTCTTGTGGGTTGCCCGAGAGCAAACGCCTGTGCGGGTGTAAGGCTAGCTTAAActaatatttataacataaaaagGCTTGTTTAACTctacaattctttctttttatgcaaCTTAGGTTCTGTCCTATTTCGGGCATCTTCTCATAGCTGAGAAACGTGTAGGTCTTTCTGTTTACTGAAGCTGAGAACAGAAATTTCAAGCCcatttaattttctaatatttttaccaAGCTAAATTATGTCGGCTGTACGTTAAGTAGGAAGTATATACGGgttagaacaaaaaataaaataagacatgtGAAAGTGTTATAGTATTTTCCATTCCAACTAGTGGGCCCTGATGAACTATAGTAAAACCAGGACTTTACTGATTAGCTACTCTGGTTACGTGATGCCACTCTATGAACTAACAAAACGCCAAGCCTTTACTCACTGGCTAATCTTTTAACATACTGCCATTTATACTTTGCGGGGCTTAAGTAACTCACTCTGTAGAATAAACAGATTAATGTCggatttaataaaaattatcatcttaCCTCGTAGCGGCACAGGAAAGTGGCGTAGGCGACAGGGCTATAGGAAGACCAGAGAGTGAGCACATGAGGAGACCCAGCAGGAGGCACTGCCCCAAAAACAAATGACGACGAGATGGCGTTCCATGAACGGCTCTTACTAAGACATATACCTGCAAAGAATGGGTCGGAATGAGTGAGCAACCAGAATACCAATTATATGTATAGAAGATATCCTTGCCTTGATATAAATGCGAACACGTGCATTCATAAGATTGCAATTTTTCAGTGTATAAAGTAAATGTAGTTTAAAAATGCCATAATATCACTCTATGATAGTGCCATGCACTATTGCTACCACAGAATAGTATCCATTTTTACTGCAAAGATAAGCAAGCCACCGCACCATtgtacataaattcatacaagcgtccattgattatttttataaaaaaccaATTATATGAAATACCACATAGAAACTGACAGgtgaatgctaaaaaaaaataagtaaaatcacttaaaaatgtAATTTGGACTGTACACGGGTGTAAACTGCAttgattttgcatgaaaaatttttCACGTGCAGGGAAGTAGCCTGAGATCAAGGGTCTAATTTTCTCCTTGGGAGAAAGGTAGgcccaccttccccttccccgtctctctctctcaggtggattTGTGATCTCGTTTATGGCCCAAGCTTCTAGACATTACAATAAGCGCCCTGAAGCTGAGGTTATCTTGACCACCATTATCTAGTATCtactatatattttctgtataaattGAAGGCATACAATTTCTGTCCTTTCATCCTTTAAGCCATCAACTATAAGGAATGCAGTCACCATGATTGCAATGAGTAGGCACACACGACTGTGCACAGTCAAGCCTTTTCACAATGCGAATATTTACTACTACCAGTCACATACTGAATTCCTTGTTCAGCCCCTTATTGCAATTACTTGGGCTTTTTATCTGTAAGTAGTGAGCTCTCTTCATACTGAGAATACTGTATAAACTAAAGACTTCAGCCAGGAAACAAACCACACCAGAAATATACCCCAACCTAACTTCACCTAGGGTGCAGCACCTAACCTAGCCTCTAAGGATATATTACCTACAACCCACAGGATGAAGTGTCGCCTGGATGACATGACGCGGTTATTCATTATTTGCCGTCATTCTGATTAATCGGTGTTAAAATATGCCATATATAACAAGTGTTTTTGTCACTTTACCCTCAAATTCATGTCAGTTTTTCACTTAAAACTTTAGGCACCTACCTTCCTAAGTTTGGCAGAATAACCCCAAAACACCTGTATATGGATAAAAATAAGCAAACTCTTACTTTGAAATATGTCAGCAAAATAAAGTTCATGGCGAAAAATTGCCTAGCAAACGTCAGTTCTTTAGATTGgcgtatatacataatttaaagtACTAATACAACGAATATTTATCACAAGCACAAAATACACTGAAAAGTTGTACACCAACGAGCTTACGGTCTTTCGAAGGTATTTTGCAATTGCACATTCTAATGCTGCACCATTTAATTTCAAGGGTAATGCACGAGTCACTAAACTTCGAGAGTACATCATAATAACATCAAAGTTACTACAAATACACCAGACATTATCAAACCGTTAACCACTTACTTAAAGCATTTTATGAAAACTAAATTCACCGCAAATAGAGACATTCTGATTTAAATAAGAATGAGTTCACTATTAACTTTGCGTGGCAGCACAATAACAAACACAGCGTGAGCTGAACAAATCTCAAGCGCAAACTGTTGGTCAAGGGAGAAAAATACACAGGTTACTTTCTGAAACTATCTCAATTGGCTCATCGGTAATTGAAATCTAAAACGTAAATTGTCTAGATATTAGCTTGCATTACATAATGACACCAATGTACCCAGCACATGCGGGTTACGAAAATAACTCtaagaaataaactttaaaatgatTATCATGTCTTCAATTATATGAGCTCAACTTTCGAATTGTTTCAGCTCTGTGAATGGGCTCTTTAGAAAGTTAGAGACTCATCAACGCAAAGTTATTACATAATATCCAACGtgcaaaagtatatatacaatttcgaTGTACAGAAGTACGTATATAATAAATAGTGTGTAAAAGTAAACATATAACTTATAATGtgcaaaagtatatataataacctaATGTGCTAAAGGGGCAAATGTACATTAAACCACGGCAAATATAAACGTGCATTAAACATTAATATAGAACTCTCGTTGTtccacaagtaaaaaatataacgaTACAAGCTACACCTTACCACAAAGAGATGATGGACAGGGTAAACCTTACCTGAGGTCTTGAAAAGGAAAACGAACTACTGAGTAGCCTCTTACCTCAAACGCCACAATTGCCGCTGCGTTCGTCGCTGCGACAGCCAGCAAGGGTACCACCCACGGCGCAGTCCGAAGGTAGCTAATGCCCACGCTGCTACTGTTCGTGGGCGTCACGCCCACCATGACGGCGCCGTCATCGGCGACCTCTGCTTCTGGCCCTGAAATTATAgttgaataaatttttgtaatgtgACTGAAAAAGCAGCAGTCATCTTGATTTCAAAAGATCAACACCCTAATAATAATATGACGGAATCAAAGTAATCACAAATCTGTTATTTACATCCGTAAGTtcgtaaatgaataaatttgttcCTCCTTTTTTTTACGACTTGAGCCAAATCTGGCCAAACAAGAAACAAGCAGTACTGGACCAAGGGACACATTAATCTCTTTAAGTGGGAAACCGACATCGTCCAAGCAGCTCAGAAGTAGCTCgactttcttttataatgaaGACTAATACGACGGTGGCTGCTGACCCATTATGAAACCCGCACAATCAGCCTGTTAACGATAGGGTACGTTTTACTGGTGGTAActatttttacacatacacacacatatatatatataattatatatatatatatatatatatatatatatatatatatatatatatatatatatatatatatatatatatatatatatatatatatatatatatatatatatatatatatatatgtatgtatgtatgtatgtatgtatgtgtgtgtatgtatgtatgtgtgccaTCAAAAATAAGTACAAGATACAAAAGGCTTGGtttattttatgtacttttaagTAACTCGGCCCAAGGTACCTTTattctgcatacttatatagaGGCCAGTAGTGAGATAGACCGTCCCTGAGCCGGACTATGCCAAGTCTTAAATTTGCGTTTATTACTCTTAAAGGATAGTtgtaaaatatgcattttattacatacacTAGTACAACCACAACACTCCAAATGACGGTAATAAAATAGTAAGCGAGACTgcaaattttacacacacacacacacacacacacacacacacacatacacacatacacacacacacatatatatatatatatatatatatatatatat encodes the following:
- the LOC136853542 gene encoding metabotropic glutamate receptor isoform X2; the encoded protein is MEDLGEFTTEYFAGVSIRDEVFSRAVTTSRSQAGPEAEVADDGAVMVGVTPTNSSSVGISYLRTAPWVVPLLAVAATNAAAIVAFEVYVLVRAVHGTPSRRHLFLGQCLLLGLLMCSLSGLPIALSPTPLSCAATRLLVGVSGALIFATLLVKCVFLISLNSGVYLPAHYQGLLLFFIVLVQVSVNIQWQWSSPAGVTVVRDEVTGSLQLSCVAPYRQFLLSLIYVIVLIIAVAALAIKCRGVRENYREASYIGAAMGLVLPLWLSWTLAGLILPSSVQPACLGFGMVSTATIVFVVMFIPKGRQLAAIGKEGLYREDRDERMSTVSGGARYSPSFFLFKPIKPPKDLLRPANSIYKTHFSDLFAYGALPKPPQPPAPYWPAPLHYYQHYYPGVSRPDEGVYTSIDRPAPEYGVSSNPNFYLFRSHAHAGMMY
- the LOC136853542 gene encoding metabotropic glutamate receptor isoform X3, whose protein sequence is MEDLGEFTTEYFAGVSIRDEVFSRAVTTSRSQAGPEAEVADDGAVMVGVTPTNSSSVGISYLRTAPWVVPLLAVAATNAAAIVAFEVYVLVRAVHGTPSRRHLFLGQCLLLGLLMCSLSGLPIALSPTPLSCAATRLLVGVSGALIFATLLVKCVFLISLNSGVYLPAHYQGLLLFFIVLVQVSVNIQWQWSSPAGVTVVRDEVTGSLQLSCVAPYRQFLLSLIYVIVLIIAVAALAIKCRGVRENYREASYIGAAMGLVLPLWLSWTLAGLILPSSVQPACLGFGMVSTATIVFVVMFIPKGRQLAAIGKEGLYREDRDERMSTVSGGARYSPSFFLFKPIKPPKDLLRPANSIYKTHFSGVSRPDEGVYTSIDRPAPEYGVSSNPNFYLFRSHAHAGMMY
- the LOC136853542 gene encoding metabotropic glutamate receptor isoform X1 → MEDLGEFTTEYFAGVSIRDEVFSRAVTTSRSQAGPEAEVADDGAVMVGVTPTNSSSVGISYLRTAPWVVPLLAVAATNAAAIVAFEVYVLVRAVHGTPSRRHLFLGQCLLLGLLMCSLSGLPIALSPTPLSCAATRLLVGVSGALIFATLLVKCVFLISLNSGVYLPAHYQGLLLFFIVLVQVSVNIQWQWSSPAGVTVVRDEVTGSLQLSCVAPYRQFLLSLIYVIVLIIAVAALAIKCRGVRENYREASYIGAAMGLVLPLWLSWTLAGLILPSSVQPACLGFGMVSTATIVFVVMFIPKGRQLAAIGKEGLYREDRDERMSTVSGGARYSPSFFLFKPIKPPKDLLRPANSIYKTHFSDLFAYGALPKPPQPPAPYWPAPLHYYQHYYPGTWHAGVSRPDEGVYTSIDRPAPEYGVSSNPNFYLFRSHAHAGMMY